In one window of Nicotiana tabacum cultivar K326 chromosome 12, ASM71507v2, whole genome shotgun sequence DNA:
- the LOC142167079 gene encoding uncharacterized protein LOC142167079: MAAHAESVPNNWNNHSHSSLIEHVKAKQFEDPNLVDIRNGVQSKDIFAFSLDEDGVLRMNSRLCVPHIDGLRNEIMAMAHNSKYSIRPGSTKMYKDLHEIYWWNRMKENISDFVARCLNCQQVKDEHQRTEKVALIQQWLKTAHSGQKSYIDVHRRKLEFKEGDQVFLKVLPMKGVMRFGKKGKISPRFIGPYRILKRIGEVAYKLELPALMTLFHPIFHVSMLRGYVPDPAHIVSPEVVEINDGLTYDEEPVEILDRQVSRLRTKDIALVKMLWCNHDIEEATWEAEKDMKI, encoded by the exons ATGGCTGCTCATGCTGAGTCTGTGCcgaataactggaataaccatt CACATTCCTCTCTTATTGAGCATGTCAAGGCTAAGCAATTTGAAGATCCAAATTTGGTGGATATTCGAAATGGTGTACAATCTAAAGATATCTTCGCTTTTTCTCTTGACGaagatggggtgttgaggatgaaCAGTCGCTTGTGCGTGCCACATATTGATGGACTTCGTAATGAAATTATGGCTATGGCACACAACTCAAAATATTCTATACGTCCAGGGTCCACAAAAATGTATAAGGACTTACACGAGATCTATTGGTGGAATCGAATGAAGGAAAACATTTCAGACTTCGTGGCTAGATgtttaaattgccagcaagtaaaAGATGAGCATCAAAGAACTG AGAAGGTGGCTTTGATTCAACAATGGCTTAAGACTGCTCATAGTGGACAAAAAAGCTATATAGATGTACATCGACGTAAGTTGGAATTTAAAGAGGGTGATCAAGTGTTCTTGAAAGTATTGccaatgaagggcgttatgagatttgggaagaagggaaagatAAGTCCTAGATTTATTGGTCCATATCGTATCTTGAAAAGGATTGGGGAAGTAGCCTATAAGCTGGAGTTACCTGCATTGATGACTTTGTTTCATCCTATTTTTCATGTATCAATGCTACGGGGGTATGTGCCTGATCCTGCTCATATTGTCTCACCGGAGGTAGTAGAAATAAATGACGGCTTAACTTATGACGAAGAACCTGTTGAGATTCTTGATAGACAAGTCAGTAGGTTGAGGACTAAGGACATAGCTTTAGTTAAAATGTTATGGTGTAATCATGACATcgaggaagctacttgggaggccgagaaagATATGAAAATctga
- the LOC107817143 gene encoding MADS-box protein AGL24, producing MAREKIKIKKIDNITARQVTFSKRRRGLFKKAAELSVLCDAEVALIIFSATGKLFEYASSSMEDILGKYKLHSSSLEKDDQPSLDLQLENSLNMKLIKELADKNRELRQMKGEELEGLSLEKLQQIEKRLEAGLTHVLEIKGTKIMDEITKLQRKGAELMEENKQLKQKMAMMNEGKLPLLTDLDCMVMEEGQSSDQSITTNVSTSGPPPEDDCSNASLKLGCNNGTPVEDDCSDTSLKLGLPFN from the exons ATGGCAAGAGAGAAGATTAAGATAAAGAAGATTGACAACATAACCGCAAGGCAAGTGACATTTTCAAAGAGGAGAAGAGGGCTTTTCAAGAAAGCTGCTGAGCTTTCTGTACTTTGTGATGCTGAAGTTGCACTCATCATTTTCTCTGCTACTGGCAAACTCTTTGAGTATGCTAGTTCCAG CATGGAGGATATCCTTGGAAAATATAAGTTGCACTCAAGTAGCCTTGAGAAAGATGACCAACCTTCCCTAGACTTACAG CTAGAGAATAGCCTCAACATGAAATTAATCAAGGAGTTGGCTGACAAGAATCGTGAGCTGAG GCAGATGAAAGGCGAGGAACTTGAAGGATTGAGCTTAGAAAAATTGCAACAAATTGAGAAAAGACTTGAAGCTGGACTCACACATGTGCTTGAGATCAAG GGTACAAAAATTATGGATGAAATTACCAAACTTCAAAGAAAG GGTGCTGAgctaatggaagaaaacaagcaACTGAAACAGAAA ATGGCAATGATGAATGAAGGAAAGTTGCCCTTACTCACAGACTTGGATTGCATGGTAATGGAAGAAGGCCAGTCTTCTGATCAGTCTATTACTACCAATGTCTCTACTAGTGGTCCTCCTCCTGAGGATGATTGCTCAAATGCATCTTTGAAGTTAGG TTGTAACAATGGTACTCCTGTTGAGGATGATTGCTCAGATACATCTTTGAAGTTAGG GCTACCATTCAACTAA